A single window of Leclercia adecarboxylata DNA harbors:
- a CDS encoding MFS transporter: MSHVETQTTAAPAAGAQDAGQLRKLVIASVLGNALEWYDFFLYGTAAALVFGPLFFPVGGDPMQGTLLAFSGFAVGFLARPLGGIVFGHIGDRYSRKMTLIMTLTLMGATTFVIGLLPVYAQIGIWAPISLITLRFLQGVASGGEWGGGVLMLSENAPASRRGYFTAWSQMGVSGGFVLSAFAFYLVQKLPEDDLMSWGWRVPFLLSIVIFLVGVYIRKNIRESKAFSQAKPEAKHEKIPLMVLIREHPKALLQAIALRLPENGASYIFFTFSVVYAKHIGIGTGEIISAVTLAMLVEFFSILFWGALSDRIGLKPVYYIGVMGLLVMAFPFFWLLSTGDYGWIMVAMLLGLPFCHGAMIGTQPCIMSDLFPVRVRYSGLALGHEVGSIFSGGLGPMLAVALLMHFDASWPVSLLLMAYALLAWIALRSLPSTNKNNEVSK, from the coding sequence ATGAGCCATGTTGAGACTCAAACAACTGCTGCCCCGGCTGCGGGCGCACAGGATGCCGGACAGCTGCGCAAGCTGGTGATCGCCTCGGTGCTGGGCAATGCCCTGGAATGGTATGACTTCTTCCTCTACGGCACCGCCGCGGCGCTGGTCTTCGGGCCGCTGTTCTTCCCGGTGGGCGGCGACCCGATGCAGGGCACGCTGCTGGCCTTCTCCGGCTTTGCGGTGGGTTTCCTTGCCCGTCCGCTGGGCGGGATCGTCTTCGGCCATATCGGGGATCGTTACAGCCGCAAGATGACGCTGATCATGACCCTGACCCTGATGGGAGCCACCACCTTTGTGATCGGCCTGCTGCCGGTCTATGCGCAGATTGGCATCTGGGCGCCAATCTCGCTCATCACCCTGCGCTTTTTACAGGGCGTGGCGTCCGGCGGCGAGTGGGGCGGCGGGGTGCTGATGTTGAGCGAGAACGCCCCGGCGTCGCGTCGCGGCTACTTTACCGCCTGGAGCCAGATGGGGGTGTCCGGCGGGTTTGTCCTCTCCGCCTTCGCCTTTTATCTGGTGCAGAAGCTGCCGGAAGACGACCTGATGAGCTGGGGCTGGCGCGTGCCTTTCCTGCTCAGCATCGTGATTTTCCTGGTCGGGGTCTATATCCGCAAAAACATCCGCGAGAGCAAGGCTTTCAGTCAGGCAAAACCGGAGGCGAAGCACGAGAAGATCCCGCTGATGGTGCTGATCCGCGAGCACCCGAAGGCGCTGCTCCAGGCCATCGCCCTGCGTCTGCCGGAGAACGGGGCCTCCTATATCTTCTTTACCTTCTCGGTGGTCTACGCCAAACACATCGGCATTGGCACCGGGGAGATCATCAGCGCCGTGACCCTGGCGATGCTGGTGGAGTTCTTCTCGATCCTGTTCTGGGGCGCGCTCTCGGATCGCATCGGCCTGAAGCCGGTCTACTACATCGGCGTGATGGGTCTGCTGGTGATGGCCTTCCCGTTCTTCTGGCTGCTCTCCACCGGGGACTACGGCTGGATCATGGTGGCGATGCTGCTCGGCCTGCCGTTCTGCCACGGGGCGATGATCGGCACTCAGCCCTGCATCATGAGCGACCTGTTCCCGGTGCGCGTGCGCTACTCCGGCCTGGCGCTGGGGCATGAGGTGGGCTCGATCTTCTCCGGCGGTCTGGGACCGATGCTGGCGGTGGCGCTGCTGATGCATTTCGACGCCTCCTGGCCGGTCTCCCTGCTGCTGATGGCCTATGCGCTGCTGGCGTGGATCGCCCTGCGCAGCCTGCCGTCCACGAATAAAAACAACGAGGTAAGCAAATGA
- a CDS encoding flavin reductase → MTLQTEFRNAMAQLGSAVSVITTDGPAGKFGFTASAVCSVTDSPPTLLVCMNRNSFAHAPFRQNGALCVNVLSSDHQDLSGVFANASLRSEQRFAYDSWQVLASGAPVLSSSVASFDCLIDTCHEVGSHSVFYCQVQAIRISETPRGLVYFNRRYHAVGHDLEA, encoded by the coding sequence ATGACACTGCAAACCGAATTTCGTAATGCGATGGCACAGCTGGGAAGTGCGGTCTCGGTGATCACCACCGACGGCCCGGCGGGCAAGTTTGGCTTTACCGCCTCCGCCGTGTGCAGCGTTACGGACTCGCCGCCGACGCTGCTGGTCTGCATGAACCGCAACTCCTTTGCCCACGCGCCCTTCAGGCAGAACGGGGCCCTGTGCGTCAACGTGCTCTCCAGCGACCATCAGGATCTCTCCGGGGTGTTCGCCAACGCCAGCCTGCGCTCCGAGCAGCGCTTTGCGTATGACTCCTGGCAGGTGCTGGCCAGCGGCGCACCGGTGCTCAGCTCATCCGTCGCCAGCTTCGACTGCCTGATCGATACCTGCCATGAAGTGGGCAGCCACTCGGTTTTCTACTGCCAGGTGCAGGCGATACGCATCAGCGAAACGCCGCGCGGCCTCGTTTACTTTAACCGTCGCTACCATGCCGTCGGGCATGACCTGGAAGCGTAA